The genome window GACGAGGTGTTCTGGGTCCAGCGGCGCATGAGGTGGGAACCGAAGAACGCCCTGGTGGTAGGGGTCGGCGCCATCGGCCTGCTGACGACGATGGTGCTCCGGCTGAGGGGCCTGGAGGTCATCGCCATAGCCACCGGGGACAAGGACAATCCCAAGGCCCAGGCGGTGCAGCGCGTGGGAGGCCGCTATATCAGCACCAGGGAGGTCCCGATATCCCAGCTGGACGAGAGGTTCGACATCATCATCGAGGCCACCGGGGCGGCCGGCCCCGCCGTCAGCGCGCTGCAGAGGCTGGACCGCAACGGGGCCATGTGCCTCCTGGGAATATACCGGGAACAAGCGATCTGCGAGGAGATGGGAAAGGTGCTCTCGAACATGGTCCTCCAGGAGCAGATGCTGTTCGGTTCGGTGAGCGCGAAGAAGGAGCATTTCGAGCAGGGCATCGAGGACATGCGCAGGATGGAAGAGGAGTGGCCCGGCGCGCTCCCTTCGCTCATAACGCAACGGGTCCGGATGGAGGAGTTCCAGAAGGCCCTGGCGCCGCCCCATGACAACATCAAGACCGTGATCGAGATAGGAGGCCGGTGATGAGCGGGCCGAGGAAGATCGTGCTTTACATCGCCACCAGCCTGGACGGGTACATCGCGCGGAAGGACGGCAGCGTGGATTGGCTGCCCCCATTGGACGACCAGGACTACGGCTACTCCGAGTTCCTGGCCACGGTGGACACCGTGGTGATGGGCCGGACCACCTACGAGCAGCTGCCGGAGCTGGGCGGCTATCCCTATGGGGGGAAGAAGGGCTACGTATTCTCCACCGCCCGCAAAGGGCGCGACGCCAACGTGGAGTTCGTCAGCGGCCCCGCCAAGGAGTTCGCCGAGAGGCTGAGATCGGAGAATGGCTCTGACATATGGCTGGTGGGAGGCGCCGAGCTGGTGGACTCCTTCCTCTCCGCCGGGCTCATCGACCGGTATATCATCTCGGTGGTGCCGGTGATACTGGGGGAGGGCATCCCCCTGTTCTTCCCGGACGGGAGGGAGAGGATTCTCCGGCTGGTAGAGAGCAGGAGCTTCCCCTCGGGGCTGGTGCAGTCCACTTACGAACCGCGGTGATCACTTGGAGTTGGGGGCGGTCCCGCACTCGTAGAGGACCCTCAGGGCCTGGTCCCTCGCTCCCGAGCGGTCGATGATCTGCTTCACGCCCGGCAGCGAGGACAGCTTGGCCGCGGCCCTCATCCCGCCCCTCTTGGCCTGTATGCGCATCAGGGGGCGGTCCTTGGCCCCCAGCCGGTACTTGAACTCCTCCGGGCCGGCGCCGAAATCGAAGTGGGTGAACCCGGCCTTCTGCGCCTCCGTCATGGCGTAGAACGCCACCAGGTTCCCGGGGGAGTACTCCGAGAAGCGGTTGGTCATGCCCACGCGGTAGGCGCGCATGACATCCCTGTCCTCCAGGCACAGCATCTGGGACGCCAGGGAGCCGTCGATCCACACCTCGTAGATCATCCCCCGTCCCTCCTGCACCGTGGCCATCATGACGTCCCTGAGGAACCCGGACAGGTTCTGGTTGGTGAAGATGCTGCCCTGGCGGTCCTCCCACCGCTCCACGTGCTGGAGGGCGTACATGGCGGCGGCCTCGGCCGCCTCGTCCGGAAGGTCCACGCAGCGGTACCCGATGCGGCTGTCCGCCTCCAGGGTGCTTATGGCCTTCCTTATGGTCCTCCTGGTGCGGGACGATATCACCTCCGACACGTCCCCGCCGGCAGGCAGCTCGGTGCACGGGCACGGTATCCTTACTGCCTCGTCCGTCTCCCACAGCTCCCCTGCCCTCCGGTGCAGGGCGGAGGACATCTCGTCCTCCCTCATCTCGTTGAGCTGCAGCACGTTCCAGTCCAGGTCCCCCATGCCCTCCACGAGGGCATCCAGTACCTCGTCGCGGTCCCCCCGCCACAATATTCCGAGATCGTATAGTTCGGCCACTCCCGCGCCGTTGCCGACCAGGGAGAGCTTCTTCATCTTGAGCCCCATGGCCCGGTGCTCCATCACCACGAACGGGGCGATGGCCACGATCTCGTCCCCGTCCTCCACCAGCATTATCCTCGGCGACACCACCTTGTCGAAGTGTCGCAGCCACTCGATGGCCCAATCGAACGACATGAAGATCGAGCCCCTGCATTCCTTGCGCAGTGCCTCCCACTCCGGCTGAAGCACCAGCAGGTCCGCGGTCGAGTCTATGATCCTGCATTTCAACAAGGAGGCCGACCCCCCAGTGAACGGCATTCCATACTTCCCCTACCATGCATGTTCTTTCCTCCGTTGCTACTCCTTTGCTTCTTGTTGCTTATCATGTTTGTGAGGGACCCCGCTCCTTCCGCGGGGGCGGCGAGCGGCCCTCTCCCCATATCATCGATATTAGCGCCAGCCAATGCCTGGCCCGCCCGTTGGGGACGGAGGGCGCTGATGGTCGCGGCCTTCAGGTCAACGCCCCCGCCAGCTGAAGATAGGAAGCTATGTACAATTCGGGCGTGTGGACGTCCTCGTACCGCCGGAGGGCGTTGAAGGACAGCGATGAGCGCAGCTCCGCCTGCTCCTCGAACATGCGGAGCGCGGACGCCAGGCTGTCCTCGTCCAGGTCGGCCACGAGGCCACAGGGGCCGGACACCAGCTCCGGCAGGCCGCCGTTCGGCGAGACCAGGAGCGGCGTTCCCAGCGACAGCGCCTCGATGCAGGAGAGCGGGGAGTTCTCCAGGCAGGCGGACGGCGACGCCAGGCAGAGGGCCGACGAGACCTCCGGCATGAGCATGTCCCTGCTCAGGAAGCCCAGGTTCCTGACCTTCCCGCCGGTGCGGCGGGAGTACTCGTCCACCATCGGCCCCAGGCTGCCCTTCCCCGCCACGTGCAGCTCGGCCGCGGCCTCGGAGCGCACGTAAGCGCGCAGAAGGAGGTCCAGTCCCTTGTGGGGTTCCAGGACCCCCGCGAACATGAAGTGCGGCGGGATGTCCTCGCCATGAACGCGGGGCGGCCGGGGGACGAAGTTCGGAAGGACCGTGGACTCCAGGCCTACGTCCTTCTTCAGCACTCCCGCCATGTACTGCGATGGGGCGATGGCCCCGCCCAGCGCATCGACGCTGGCCCGTAGCCCCTCGGTCCTCCAGAACTGAGGAGGACGTCCTGAGCGCAGGGAGCAGGCGGTGCAGTCCCGCGAGGTGCACCTTTCCTTCCCCAGGTATATCATGTCGTTGCGAGGGCACACCAGCCAGTGATCGTGGGCGGTGTACAGCTTGGGGGCCTTCCCGATGTCCAGCACGCCATGCCCCAGGAGCGATATGTTGTGGTGGTGGACCCAGTCCGGCCGCACCTCCGACACCACCTTGCGGAGCACCCTCTCCGCCGCGCGGTTCTGCCCTGTCAGGAACGACAGGGCCGCCCCCGCTGATCCCATGGGCGTCTCCACCGGGTGGGTGATCACGTCCGTCCTCTCCGCCCGGGGCCTCTTCCCCCTGGACTTGAGGTCGTACGCGTCGAGGCTGTGCACCACGTGCACCTCATGCCCCCTCCTCACCAGCTCCTCGGACAGGTACCTTACGTGCACCGCGTCCCCCCCAAGGTGGAAGGGGGGATAGAAAGTCGAGGTCATCACGATCTTCTTCGTTTCCATCGTACCAGCCTAGTGAGCGTGCTTCATCCCATGGAGCAGGTAGTTGTTGGCGATCTTCATGGCGTAGCGGACCGCGAGGTCCAGGTCGGCCGGCTCCTTCAGGACGTGCGCGATGTTGGACCTCCACCACCGGCCCGAGGTGTACAGCGAGCGGTAGGCCATCTCCCTCGCCCTGTTCAGGTCCTGGGGGCTCAGCTTCTCCGTTCCTACTATGGCATCGTCCTGGTACATCTTGCGGAAGTCCAGGTCCAGGGTGGCCACGTTCCCGTGGATCTGCTCGTACAGCTTGGTCCCGGGGTAGGGCACCGCCACGTTGAACTGCGCCGACGTCGGGAGGGTCTCCTTGACGAACCGCAGCGTCTCATTAACGCTGTCCCAGTCCTCGCCAGGTAGTCCTAGTATGAAGGAGCAGAACGTCTTGATCCCGGCCTGGCGGGCCGCCTGCACCGCCGACTTCGCCTGATCGACGCTGATGTGCTTCTCCACCGAGTCCAGGATGCGCTGGCTTCCCGACTCGATGCCGAACGATATGCCCCGGCATCCTGCCGAGCGCATCTGCTCGAGCAGCTGGCGGTCCACCAGATGGGCGCGGGTGTTGCAGTACCACTTGATGCGGAGGTCCTCCTCCTTCATCAGAAGGCACAGCTCCTCCACCCTCTTGCGGTTGAACGTGAAGGTCTCGTCGAAGAACGAGGCGGTCTTGAGCCCGTAGTGCTCCTTGAGGAACCGCAGCTCGTCCATTATCCCGGGCGCGGACCGCATCTTCCAGGGGGTGCCGGCGACGGTGCAGAAGGAGCACTTGAACGGGCAGCCCTTGCTGGTATAGAGGATGGTGAACGGCTTCCCCGCCGGGGCGGTGACGAAGTAAGGGTCCAGGTCCGGCAGCAGGTCGTACGCGGGCATGGGCAGGGAATCGTAATCCTTCATGGGCTTGGCGTCCTCGTTGATCTTGGATCCCCCGTCGTTCCGGTAGGTTATGCCCGGCACCGCCGACAGGTCCGCGTCCTGGTCCCACGCGTCCACCAGAGCCGGCGCGACGCTCTCGCACTCGCTTCGCACGTACGCGTCCATCTCCGGCACCTGCTCCATTACGAGGGGGGACAGGGTCCGCAGCGTCCAGCAAATGCCCGCGGTGCGCACGTACTTGTCGATGCCCTTGACCATCTGGGCCGTCTTGATGTCCCAGTCGAAGGTGGTGGGGGTGAAGCGGAACAGCACCGCGTCGGGGCGGAACGACCTCACCGCCTGCTCGAGGGCTGGGTAGCCGAGGTCTCGCCCGTTGAGGTCTGTCAGCGAGACCTGGTGCCCTCTCTCCCGGAGCAGCGCCCCGATCTGCAGCAGCGAGTACGGCTCCAGCACCGAGTACCGCTCGGTGACCTCGCATCTTTCCTCACGTATCACGGACACGCCCTCGAACCGGGGCGGATTCACCAGCAGTACCTTCACGACCATCCCTCCACAGTTGACGTATATACTTCGGCGGTGCGCTTAGCCATGACCGCCGCGCTGAACTCCTCGAGCACCTTGGTCCGGGCGCTGAGGCACATCTGCCTTGCGAACAGCGGGTCGGACAGAACTGTGCTTATGGCGTCGGAAAGAGCGCGCGCATCCCTGGGAGGGACCAGCAGTCCGTCCCTCCCCGGCGTGATCATCTCCGGCACCCCGCCCACCTGGGTCGCCACCACCGGCACCCCGGACGCCATGGCCTCGAGTATGGTAAGAGGAAAGCTCTCCGAGTAGGAGGGCAGGATGAACGCCGAGGCTAAGGGGTACAAGTAGGGCATGTCCTCGTACTTGACCGAGCCGAGGAAGGTGCAGCGCTCCGGCGGGAGCCCCGCGCTCCTCGCCAGCAGCTCCCACTGGCCGGTGTCCCCGTTGCCGGCGAACACGAAGTGGGCCTTCAGCGCCGGGTCCAGCATCGCCTGGGCCTGGATCGCGGTCACTATCCCCTTGAGGGCGATCATGCGGCCGGAGAACAGGACGATGTTCTCCTTGCCCTGGAGCGCGGGAAACCTCTCCCCGCACTCGCCGAGGTCCTTCGACGAGAACATCTCGGTGTCGATGCCGTTGTGGATGACCTGGGACGGACAGTCCACCCCGAACCTCTCCACGCACCAGTCGCGGATGAACTCGGACACGAAGATGAGCGAGGAGCAGCGGTTCATGTACATCCGCTCCGCCGCCCTCAGGAACGGGAGGAGGAAGAAGGTCATCCTCTCCGATCTCTCCAGCTGGTTCAGGGGAAGCCTGGACATCTTGGTGCCCTGCCGCTGCGAGCCGATGGTGCTGTGGACCGTGGTAACGGACGGCACCTCCTCTCCCAGCAGCTTGAGCATGATGTCGGCCATCTGGGCGTGGTTGGCGTGCACCAGGTCAAAGCCGTGGGCCTCCTGGAGGTCCCTGAAGGACCGCCACAGGGACAGCTGGAACTGGTTATTGTACATGAAAGTGTCCTTGGCGGTGCCCAGGGAGTGGACGTGGACGTTGCCGACGTCCTTGTCGCTGCCGTCCTCGCCGCCGAGGCAGAGGACGTGCACCTCATAGTCGGACGGCAGGTTCTTGGAGAGCTGCATGACGTAGCTGCCGACGCCGCCCCAGCTCAGGAACTCGGGAGTGACCATGGCCACGCGCAAACCCGATCACCTTGCTATGTCCGCTGCGATGTCGTAGAGGCGGGGGCCTTCTCCCGGCTCTTCTCCAGTCTCATGTCGAACTCGCCATCGGCGCTCCAGAACCTCCTCTCCAGCAGCTTGCTGAAGATGGCGAAGCCCGCTTTCAGCGGGACCAGCTTGGTCTCCCCCCGCCTCGGCAGGTAGGTGATGGCGATCTCCTCCACCTTGAGGCCCTTTTTCAGCGATTCGGCGAACAGCTCCGCCTCCAGCTCGAAGTGGCGGGAGTCCAGTTCGAGGGTCCGAAGGGCCTGGGCGGTGAAGCCCCACATGCCCGTGCACAGGTCGGTGCACTGGTGCTGGTACAGCAGGGAGGCGACATCGCTCAGGACTATGTTGCCGAAGTGGTTGAGCCCGGTCATGGCCCCGTCGGCGATCTCGCCGAGGAACCTGGAGCCCATGACCACGTCGGCGCCCGACCCCAGGGTCTTGACGAAGTCGATGATGTGGCGCGGTGGGTAGGTGCCGTCGGCGTCGAGCATGATGACATATTTGGCGTCCAGGAAGACGGACAGGTTGTCCAGGTGGTAGCACCTCCCGCTCTGGAGCGAGAGGACCTCGGGGACCACTTCCTTGGGGTCGCACAGGGCTATGGCCTCGCGCACGCCCACCCCCTTCCCCTTGCCCTTCTGGACCAGTATCCTGGCCCCTTTCTCCCGGGCGATATCCCTGGTGCGGTCGGTGGAATTGCCATCCACCACCACTACCTGGACCTCGTACCCTTTCTCCAGAAGCTCCCGCCTCGGAACGTCGTCGATCACCTGGCCTATGCTGATCTCCTCGTTCAAAGCGGGGATGATGACCACTATCTTTTCAGTGGCCACTCCCAATCCTCCTCCTGACAGAGCTTGCGCTGATCGAACCACCCCTACTGCTTGTTGTGACCTTCTCGGATCTCTTGCTTATCTAGCTCTAAGGCTAATGCTAACTTTGACAGTCCAATGTTGTGTCCTTGTTTGACGGCTGGGGGAGTACTTTGTAGGGCCCGTTACTTAAAGCTTTCTTAAATAAGATAATTCTTGTGAGCCCATCCCACGGAACATGTCCAGCGGCGCGGTCTCGAGGGAGGATAGCTATGGGCCGGGACCACGAGATAAGGTGACGATCATAGGAAATAAAAAATATAATACGGAGCCGCCGAGCT of Methanomassiliicoccus luminyensis B10 contains these proteins:
- a CDS encoding dihydrofolate reductase family protein, with protein sequence MSGPRKIVLYIATSLDGYIARKDGSVDWLPPLDDQDYGYSEFLATVDTVVMGRTTYEQLPELGGYPYGGKKGYVFSTARKGRDANVEFVSGPAKEFAERLRSENGSDIWLVGGAELVDSFLSAGLIDRYIISVVPVILGEGIPLFFPDGRERILRLVESRSFPSGLVQSTYEPR
- a CDS encoding GNAT family N-acetyltransferase translates to MPFTGGSASLLKCRIIDSTADLLVLQPEWEALRKECRGSIFMSFDWAIEWLRHFDKVVSPRIMLVEDGDEIVAIAPFVVMEHRAMGLKMKKLSLVGNGAGVAELYDLGILWRGDRDEVLDALVEGMGDLDWNVLQLNEMREDEMSSALHRRAGELWETDEAVRIPCPCTELPAGGDVSEVISSRTRRTIRKAISTLEADSRIGYRCVDLPDEAAEAAAMYALQHVERWEDRQGSIFTNQNLSGFLRDVMMATVQEGRGMIYEVWIDGSLASQMLCLEDRDVMRAYRVGMTNRFSEYSPGNLVAFYAMTEAQKAGFTHFDFGAGPEEFKYRLGAKDRPLMRIQAKRGGMRAAAKLSSLPGVKQIIDRSGARDQALRVLYECGTAPNSK
- a CDS encoding glycosyltransferase yields the protein METKKIVMTSTFYPPFHLGGDAVHVRYLSEELVRRGHEVHVVHSLDAYDLKSRGKRPRAERTDVITHPVETPMGSAGAALSFLTGQNRAAERVLRKVVSEVRPDWVHHHNISLLGHGVLDIGKAPKLYTAHDHWLVCPRNDMIYLGKERCTSRDCTACSLRSGRPPQFWRTEGLRASVDALGGAIAPSQYMAGVLKKDVGLESTVLPNFVPRPPRVHGEDIPPHFMFAGVLEPHKGLDLLLRAYVRSEAAAELHVAGKGSLGPMVDEYSRRTGGKVRNLGFLSRDMLMPEVSSALCLASPSACLENSPLSCIEALSLGTPLLVSPNGGLPELVSGPCGLVADLDEDSLASALRMFEEQAELRSSLSFNALRRYEDVHTPELYIASYLQLAGALT
- a CDS encoding B12-binding domain-containing radical SAM protein, which codes for MKVLLVNPPRFEGVSVIREERCEVTERYSVLEPYSLLQIGALLRERGHQVSLTDLNGRDLGYPALEQAVRSFRPDAVLFRFTPTTFDWDIKTAQMVKGIDKYVRTAGICWTLRTLSPLVMEQVPEMDAYVRSECESVAPALVDAWDQDADLSAVPGITYRNDGGSKINEDAKPMKDYDSLPMPAYDLLPDLDPYFVTAPAGKPFTILYTSKGCPFKCSFCTVAGTPWKMRSAPGIMDELRFLKEHYGLKTASFFDETFTFNRKRVEELCLLMKEEDLRIKWYCNTRAHLVDRQLLEQMRSAGCRGISFGIESGSQRILDSVEKHISVDQAKSAVQAARQAGIKTFCSFILGLPGEDWDSVNETLRFVKETLPTSAQFNVAVPYPGTKLYEQIHGNVATLDLDFRKMYQDDAIVGTEKLSPQDLNRAREMAYRSLYTSGRWWRSNIAHVLKEPADLDLAVRYAMKIANNYLLHGMKHAH
- a CDS encoding glycosyltransferase family 4 protein, which codes for MVTPEFLSWGGVGSYVMQLSKNLPSDYEVHVLCLGGEDGSDKDVGNVHVHSLGTAKDTFMYNNQFQLSLWRSFRDLQEAHGFDLVHANHAQMADIMLKLLGEEVPSVTTVHSTIGSQRQGTKMSRLPLNQLERSERMTFFLLPFLRAAERMYMNRCSSLIFVSEFIRDWCVERFGVDCPSQVIHNGIDTEMFSSKDLGECGERFPALQGKENIVLFSGRMIALKGIVTAIQAQAMLDPALKAHFVFAGNGDTGQWELLARSAGLPPERCTFLGSVKYEDMPYLYPLASAFILPSYSESFPLTILEAMASGVPVVATQVGGVPEMITPGRDGLLVPPRDARALSDAISTVLSDPLFARQMCLSARTKVLEEFSAAVMAKRTAEVYTSTVEGWS
- a CDS encoding glycosyltransferase family 2 protein, producing MATEKIVVIIPALNEEISIGQVIDDVPRRELLEKGYEVQVVVVDGNSTDRTRDIAREKGARILVQKGKGKGVGVREAIALCDPKEVVPEVLSLQSGRCYHLDNLSVFLDAKYVIMLDADGTYPPRHIIDFVKTLGSGADVVMGSRFLGEIADGAMTGLNHFGNIVLSDVASLLYQHQCTDLCTGMWGFTAQALRTLELDSRHFELEAELFAESLKKGLKVEEIAITYLPRRGETKLVPLKAGFAIFSKLLERRFWSADGEFDMRLEKSREKAPASTTSQRT